The sequence below is a genomic window from Actinomycetes bacterium.
GATCCACCACGGCGGCGGTGTCGGCATCGGGCGCTCCATCCACGCCGGGCAGGTCACTGTCGCGGACGGGACCGACCTGGCGGCGCTCAAGCTGGAGCGGGTGCTGCGCAACGACCCGGCGATGGGGGTGATCCGGCACGTCGACGCCGGCTACGAGATCGCCGAGCAGGTGGCGGCCACCCGCGGCGTCCGCATCCCGATGGCCGAGTAGGAGGGGTCCGTGCCTGACGAGCTGTTGTGCAAGGCCGAGGACCTGGACACCGCCGACCCGTTGGCGGCGTTCCGGGCCCGGTTCCTCACCCCCGAGGGCACCGACGTCGTCGCCTACCTCGACGGCAACTCGCTGGGCCGCCCGACGGACCTGACGGCCGAGCGGATCGAGCGGTTCGTCCGGCAGGACTGGGCGGACCGGCTGATCCGCGGCTGGACCGACGGTTGGATGGACTGGCCGCTAGTCGTCGGGGACCGACTCGGCGCCGCGACGCTCGGTGCGGGCCCGGGACAGGTCGTGGTCTCCGACTCCACGTCGGTGATGCTCTACAAGTTGGCCAGGGCGGCGGTCGACGCCCGGCCGGGGCGGCGCGAGATCGTCGTCGACACGGACAACTTCCCGACCGACCGCTACGTGCTCGAGGGCATCGCCGCCGAGCGCGGGCTGGTGCTGCGCTGGATCGAGACCGACCCGGCGTCCGGTGTCACCCCCGAGCAGGTAGCGGCGATCGTGGGCCCGGACACCGCGCTGGTGTGTTTCAGCCAGGTCGCCTACCGCTCGGCCTGGATCGCGGACACCCCGGCCATCACCGCGATCGCCCACGATGCGGGGGCCCTGGCGCTGTGGGACCTCAGCCACTCCGTCGGCTCGGTCGAGGTCGCCCTCGACGAGTGGGGGGTCGACCTCGCGGTCGGCTGCACCTACAAGTACCTCAACGGCGGTCCCGGGTCGCCCGCGTTCGGCTATGTGCGCCGGGGCCTGCACGACGCCGTCCA
It includes:
- a CDS encoding aminotransferase class V-fold PLP-dependent enzyme, whose amino-acid sequence is MPDELLCKAEDLDTADPLAAFRARFLTPEGTDVVAYLDGNSLGRPTDLTAERIERFVRQDWADRLIRGWTDGWMDWPLVVGDRLGAATLGAGPGQVVVSDSTSVMLYKLARAAVDARPGRREIVVDTDNFPTDRYVLEGIAAERGLVLRWIETDPASGVTPEQVAAIVGPDTALVCFSQVAYRSAWIADTPAITAIAHDAGALALWDLSHSVGSVEVALDEWGVDLAVGCTYKYLNGGPGSPAFGYVRRGLHDAVQQPIWGWIGHRDPFAMGPGYQPSEGSRQLLSGTPPILGMLPLLASLEMYEQAGLPSVRAKSVRLTEFALELTDAWLLGLGVEVVSPRDSTRRGGHVTLRRPGFRDVLDELWRRGVIPDYRQPDGIRIGLAPLST